A genomic window from Candidatus Obscuribacter sp. includes:
- a CDS encoding acetyl-CoA carboxylase biotin carboxylase subunit, protein MFKKVLIANRGEIAVRVIQACRELDIKTVAIFSEPDRDGRHVQMADETWQLEGQPAKTYLDAAQILDIAKKSGADAIHPGYGFLSENAEFAKECLTAGIKFIGPKPEVIHKMGSKIESRRVMEQAGVPVVPGTTDPVTTAAEVLALGEKYGYPIAIKASAGGGGRGLRVVRQAGDVEQALAGAQREGASYFGSGEVYVEKYLDRPRHIEVQILADEHGKVLHLFERDCSSQRRHQKLLEETPAAKLDNDLRRRLTEAAVKGATALGYTSAGTVECMVSGNDFYFLEVNTRIQVEHPITEATTGIDIVKEQIMIAAGHKLSFSQEDIKPFGHAIECRINAEDPSKNFMPSPGTLTRFELPHHPWVRVDTACYPGYTILPFYDSLLAKLVVWGRTREEAIQRTRTALKHFIIEGVATTIPFHTAILNDPNFQAGEVYTTYVEQDFMKRYSAMVQAEKALKPGAVVTGPEITRGVPRTFEVDVNQKVFRVAVTPLLKEGEEQIATTTKSTAAVKARPLAQPAKVTSQGSGQIKSTMHGLVKELCIENGAAVKKGQRLAIFEAMKMESDISADRDGTVKQIDVKAGQTVNEGTLLMVIAD, encoded by the coding sequence ATGTTCAAAAAAGTTCTTATTGCCAACCGGGGCGAAATTGCAGTGCGTGTAATCCAGGCCTGCCGCGAACTCGACATTAAGACTGTGGCCATATTTTCTGAACCGGATAGAGATGGACGTCATGTCCAGATGGCAGATGAGACCTGGCAATTAGAAGGTCAGCCGGCCAAAACCTATCTCGATGCCGCACAAATTCTTGATATTGCAAAAAAAAGCGGTGCTGACGCTATTCACCCGGGCTACGGTTTTTTATCAGAAAACGCTGAATTTGCCAAAGAATGTCTTACAGCTGGTATTAAATTTATTGGTCCCAAGCCGGAAGTAATCCATAAGATGGGCTCCAAAATCGAGTCACGTCGCGTCATGGAACAAGCCGGTGTACCAGTCGTACCCGGTACAACAGATCCGGTTACGACTGCTGCCGAAGTATTAGCCCTGGGCGAAAAGTATGGCTATCCCATCGCCATCAAAGCCAGCGCCGGCGGTGGCGGACGTGGACTGAGAGTAGTGCGCCAAGCCGGGGACGTGGAACAAGCCCTGGCCGGCGCTCAAAGAGAAGGCGCCAGTTATTTTGGCTCAGGCGAAGTCTATGTCGAAAAATATCTCGATAGACCAAGACATATCGAAGTACAGATATTAGCCGACGAACACGGCAAAGTACTGCACCTCTTTGAACGTGATTGCAGCAGCCAGAGACGCCACCAGAAGCTCCTGGAAGAAACTCCAGCAGCAAAGCTAGACAATGATTTACGCCGCCGCCTCACAGAAGCAGCAGTCAAAGGTGCCACCGCCCTTGGTTACACATCAGCCGGTACAGTAGAGTGTATGGTCTCCGGTAATGACTTTTACTTTTTAGAAGTAAACACTCGCATCCAGGTAGAGCACCCAATCACCGAAGCCACCACAGGCATTGATATTGTCAAAGAACAAATCATGATTGCCGCCGGACACAAATTGTCCTTTAGCCAGGAAGACATCAAACCTTTTGGTCACGCCATCGAATGTCGTATTAATGCTGAAGATCCATCCAAGAACTTCATGCCCAGCCCTGGTACTTTGACCCGCTTTGAACTACCTCATCATCCCTGGGTGAGAGTAGACACAGCCTGCTATCCCGGCTACACCATATTGCCTTTTTATGATTCTTTGCTAGCTAAGCTGGTGGTCTGGGGTCGCACCAGAGAAGAAGCAATTCAACGCACACGTACCGCTCTCAAGCACTTCATTATTGAAGGTGTTGCCACAACAATTCCTTTCCATACAGCTATTCTCAACGACCCCAATTTTCAGGCTGGCGAAGTCTACACAACCTATGTCGAGCAAGACTTTATGAAGCGCTATAGTGCTATGGTGCAGGCCGAAAAAGCCTTAAAACCAGGGGCAGTGGTAACAGGTCCAGAAATTACGCGCGGTGTGCCTCGCACTTTTGAAGTAGACGTCAATCAAAAGGTGTTTAGAGTAGCGGTAACACCGTTACTTAAAGAAGGCGAAGAACAAATTGCCACCACCACTAAAAGCACAGCGGCAGTTAAAGCCAGACCACTGGCTCAACCAGCAAAAGTCACCAGTCAAGGCAGCGGACAAATCAAGTCAACTATGCACGGACTGGTTAAAGAACTCTGTATCGAAAACGGCGCTGCTGTCAAAAAGGGTCAACGT
- a CDS encoding 3-hydroxybutyryl-CoA dehydrogenase (converts (S)-3-hydroxybutanoyl-CoA to 3-acetoacetyl-CoA), with product MAGACSFPTVFIAGSGFMGSAIAFLIASKTTAKVHIFDISDEQLAKANAAVDKFGKSSVDKGFITADQFADIKKRIHATKSEQIAAHADIVIEAIAENIEAKKDLFKRLDKICKPETVFASNTSSLPITTLAACTKRSKQFIGMHFFSPAHIMKLVELIPGIDTSQETIARVRAFGEELGKTIIHSKDYPGFITTRLGLVLINEAAFALMEGLSTAKEIDTGMTLGYNHPMGPLALADFIGLDICLHILETLHEGFGDPKYRPCPVIRQLVSAGHLGKKTGKGFYEYGG from the coding sequence ATGGCTGGAGCTTGCAGTTTTCCCACCGTTTTTATTGCGGGTAGTGGATTTATGGGGTCTGCTATCGCCTTTTTGATAGCATCCAAAACTACCGCAAAAGTGCATATTTTTGACATATCTGATGAGCAATTGGCTAAGGCCAACGCTGCTGTAGACAAATTTGGTAAATCTTCTGTAGATAAAGGCTTTATAACCGCAGATCAATTTGCCGACATAAAAAAGCGTATTCATGCCACTAAATCGGAGCAAATAGCCGCCCACGCCGATATTGTCATTGAGGCTATTGCTGAGAATATCGAAGCTAAAAAGGATCTTTTCAAACGTCTGGATAAAATCTGCAAACCCGAAACAGTTTTTGCCTCCAATACTTCCAGCTTGCCTATCACTACATTGGCCGCCTGTACTAAACGCTCCAAACAATTCATTGGCATGCACTTTTTCTCACCAGCTCATATCATGAAGCTAGTGGAATTGATTCCTGGTATCGATACTTCGCAAGAGACAATTGCCAGAGTGCGAGCTTTTGGTGAAGAGCTGGGCAAAACCATTATTCATAGTAAAGATTATCCTGGTTTTATCACCACCAGATTAGGGCTCGTCCTTATTAATGAAGCTGCCTTTGCCTTAATGGAAGGGCTCTCCACTGCCAAAGAAATCGACACTGGCATGACGCTTGGCTATAACCATCCCATGGGCCCTCTGGCTCTGGCTGACTTTATTGGTCTGGATATTTGTTTGCACATTTTAGAGACTCTGCATGAGGGGTTTGGCGATCCCAAATATCGTCCCTGTCCTGTGATTCGCCAGCTTGTATCGGCTGGACATCTTGGTAAGAAGACCGGTAAGGGCTTCTACGAATACGGTGGTTGA
- a CDS encoding glycosyltransferase encodes MLLLILANVLWVMSLYALTLFFYVLLKPVESSKRQRSELPFVSVIVPARNEEGKIGRCIESLLKQNYPNFELIVIDDRSTDSTGDIIASYAAKDSRVKFVKGKDAPSGWIGKCNALAHAVGYASGEWFIFTDADTCHRPNSIADSVSYGIDNKIDLMSFLPMQELGSFPEKLIMPILLSAFLIGDPLHAVNDPRDKRAYAHGQYILCRRSSYLAVGGHQSVRDEIVEDHALARVFKEKGYKIEVADGKTLYSVRMYTDLTSLWHGWTKNLYSFLDSKPLNLIVVLLALNAAVVQPWFWLGHVCYQWSTGEISELLVRMTALLLVLFSLLALWQLRTNSHHAGMRWYHFFLSPIGCLCVSALYLHAAYLVHSGGRVNWKGRHYVVNTRQTIEPQDGSREAGLDGKLVSRDISD; translated from the coding sequence ATGTTGCTACTAATCCTTGCAAACGTACTCTGGGTAATGTCACTTTATGCCCTGACTCTGTTTTTTTATGTCCTTTTAAAGCCAGTCGAATCCAGTAAACGTCAGCGCTCCGAGCTGCCTTTTGTCTCGGTAATAGTGCCTGCTCGCAACGAAGAAGGCAAAATTGGGCGCTGTATTGAGTCACTGCTCAAGCAAAACTATCCAAACTTCGAGCTTATCGTAATTGATGATCGCTCCACCGATAGCACAGGCGACATCATCGCTAGCTATGCCGCTAAAGATAGTCGAGTCAAATTTGTCAAAGGCAAAGATGCGCCATCAGGCTGGATTGGTAAATGCAATGCCCTGGCTCATGCCGTTGGTTATGCATCCGGCGAGTGGTTTATTTTTACAGATGCCGACACCTGCCACAGACCAAACAGTATTGCTGATTCGGTCTCTTATGGTATCGACAACAAAATCGATTTGATGTCATTTTTGCCCATGCAAGAGTTGGGTAGTTTTCCCGAAAAGCTCATTATGCCAATCTTGCTCAGTGCCTTTTTGATTGGCGATCCACTGCATGCTGTCAACGATCCTCGCGACAAACGCGCTTATGCTCATGGTCAGTACATTCTCTGCCGTCGCAGCTCTTATCTAGCTGTGGGCGGACACCAGAGCGTGCGTGATGAAATAGTTGAAGACCATGCACTTGCTAGAGTCTTCAAAGAAAAAGGCTATAAAATCGAAGTGGCAGATGGTAAGACGCTCTACAGCGTCCGTATGTATACAGACCTGACGTCGCTATGGCATGGATGGACTAAAAACCTCTATAGCTTTCTTGATAGCAAGCCATTAAATCTAATTGTTGTGCTTCTGGCTCTCAATGCCGCTGTAGTACAGCCGTGGTTCTGGCTTGGTCATGTCTGTTATCAGTGGTCAACTGGTGAAATATCAGAGTTGCTTGTGCGCATGACAGCGCTTTTGCTCGTGTTGTTTAGCCTATTGGCTCTCTGGCAATTGCGCACCAATAGCCACCATGCTGGTATGCGCTGGTACCATTTCTTTTTAAGTCCGATTGGTTGTCTCTGCGTCTCAGCTCTTTATCTACACGCTGCATATCTAGTGCATAGCGGTGGGCGGGTCAACTGGAAAGGCCGCCATTATGTCGTTAACACCAGGCAGACAATTGAGCCCCAGGATGGCTCAAGAGAAGCCGGTCTTGATGGCAAGCTGGTCAGTCGCGATATTTCGGATTAA